GAGCATGTCTTTGTGACAGTGATCCccttaaaacattcaaaattccACCACAAAATctattaattttaaatattctaTTAATGTAGCTGTCATCTCACTAAATTTGAactatttggtcattttctagatacaaataaactgaagttCTTATTAAGTAAAATACAgattatttacaatatttttcaGTGGCACAGTTGAGCCCTGTTAAAACAATTAAGTGTACTTTCTCATCCTATGTTTCATTCATATGGTTTTATAATTTCCCATTATATTATATGTCTAATATCAGTTCTTCTGTAATTTTAATAGGCATTTGTGGCACCCAACATGTGCACAGTTATCATAGGACTGTTTACTTTGCAGAGACTCAATAAACTGGGAGTGTGCAGGTGGCCTTGATCTGTCACCCAGATGTATTTTAATAGAGTAATTGTCCAACATGAGTCTGTCAGTGGCTAGGACTCAAGCCAAGATTGTATCATACCAGCTTTATTTAACAGTGAAGATGGGTACAGTATTTTTAGCTCAACACAGTGACTAAACTGTAATGTAGTAtattatttatgtactttttaaTTCTATTTTCACAGAATCATAGAAGTTTTTTGTaagttgatttttattttttcatcacttttgATTTGTAGCTCCAGTGGTGGGGGCCAGGGCCTGGATGCCTCTTCAGCGCTGGGTAAGTCATGAATACATTTCTGCCAGACTTGTGTCAAATGCAATACAACAGCAGCTGGAGCTGGTGCAGCTCTAACGGTCTCAACGCAGTAGTTTGGGTATTTGCTCACTGTTGATAAATCTAAATAGTAGAAATTCAGACAATTGACTTTTACAATGGAGCCTGTAGATGTAAATCCTAGGCTTTACTTTCTGTGCCAGATATTGTTACTGCTGTTAGTCAGGGACTTTACAGGCTGCAGTGCCATACATAATATCACTCCTATATTTAGGCTGTGACAAAAGCAAGCATCCCTTATTGTGGTGCCACAGAGAGCAAAGGGGCTTCCCGTTAGGGCTACTCATAGATTATGTACATACCAGAGTATGTAGGAGTAGGTGTCATGCTGCTATTTAAGCCTAATTAGTATGTTTGAATGTTATTGTATGTATGACTTTTCTCTTATGTATGCTTTAGAGTCAGACCCTCAGTGGCGACTGAAGGATTAGTCTTGTTGCTATAGATAAATAAATCTTGAAAATGCCGTCCTCCATGAAGGAGCAAGCTACAGTGGCCTCATGGCATGGATTgtaatagaaaatgtatttttaatctttctttgAAGTTTGTAATGGTTCAAATTTGCTATTTAAGTTCTGTGTTTTGGTACATTTAGATACATCTTACAAGAGgaataatacagaaatacatttcCTGTTGATACATGCTTAAAGTTGTAACTTCTCAAATATTCCAAATATGTCGAGTTAGTAACTTTGCCaactttgtgttgtgttttcagtgactGGAGCCGAGTACGAGGCGATGCTGACAGAGATCATGTCTATGGGCTATGAAAGGGAGAGAGTGGTGGCGGCGCTACGGGCCAGTTTCAACAACCCCCACAGAGCTGTGGAGTACCTTCTCACTGTGCgtctcacacatacactaaaGTTATTCTTACTATTTCAAGAGCACCACTGTTCAAATCAACTAAATGATCTCTGAAGGCCCCTAACTGGCATCAGGAAGGAATACCATATCTCCCTGATTCACTGGCCTCCCTCCACTGATTACCAAACAACTCTAGAATTGATTTTGAGTTGAGTTTTATTTGGATTGGCATTCATATTTCTGTCCCCCTCAGCACATATTCCACAGCCAAACCCCTTTGATCTTCTGCAGAGTCACTCCTCTTTGTTTTATAGTCCCAGGAGTGAAGGCTGTGTTCAAACTGACAACAGTGGAACAAAACTGTCTAAATTTACCAGTCAAATGATCAGCTGTGGTAACGAACTTATTCAGACTTCTGGGGGCTTCTTTGTATGttgttagtttcagttttagtcatAGACTTTGGTGGAATTATTCTCTGGCcatctgtcagctgctgtcaatcaaacaagacATGCGGATGACCCCCCAGCCTGCTGacacaaaaaggagcatttcagatatttccccaaagaccatttttcttcattttaataaaataaacctattagtaatgtgtttttaaaaaaacatattgtggATGGTTTAAATGTGGTTTCAGTTGGAGTTCAGGAAATCAGTTTACTGGAAAAACCTGAGTGTAACCCGGTTacttaagtgcatgtaaacgCGCTGGTTGAGACCACCATGCAGCCACAGCAGGAGTCTTGACACACACGGCTCGAAAAACAAGAAAACCTGGTTATGTGACATCATCCAGAAAATTCCATGGAGATTACTTTAAAAGTCAAAGACAATTGTGTTTACCTCGTCATCTTGTGAACAATCTCTCTACTACACTAGTGCATTGTTCAGTCTAAGTTGACATCAGACTGTGAGGCACCCTCACTGACAGGTCTTTCCATTGATTTATGTAGTAAATCTAGTCTAGTTGTTGTTTTATAAAAAGTCGTTGAGTCAGCAAATTTGTCATATTGTGGTCATAGACTGTGGTAATCTCCTACATGGAAATACTTCAATATACTAAAAATCTAATTGGAAATAGCTCTTTGCACGTTTTCCATATCATGGTACCTTCACACATCTCACAGAGAGCTCCCCAGCTCAGCTTTGTCTGGTCACCACTTTTACATTCAGTGCAAAAGTCACATTTTGGAAAGGAGATGACTAACCAGGCTGAAGAACATGACGTTAATCAGTGTGAACCACCCTGCGTCTTGATTTAGTTTTAGTGTAATTAATCAATGGTGACACATGCTCCGCTTGATCTGTTCTTCTTAAACTGAAAATACTTTCTGCATCCACGAGTACGTGAGGGTCTGCTGTGGTCCATGTGACATAAATTTAGTGGAGGGTGTACACGTAGACTCTGTGCGTACCTCCAATTTGTTGTGACCACGCGGACAGTCTGCACTGTCTTCCTGTAGACGCCGATCTACTGCGCATGTGTGGAACACATCCTCCACGTGGACTCCAGAAAGCAGTAGAAACAGAACTACTATGTGTCCTCAGCCTGTGTATGTGTTCACTCAAAAGCATATCTATGGCTTTACTTTGCACTTTGAGAGAAATTATCATTATACTAAAGGGTGTTTCGAATATGTTATTCTATCCTCGTTAGGGTAGATTAACCGATACCTTTCGGAAAACTGAGACAAGAGATTCAGCTAAATTGATAAACCACTGTATATCCGGCCCAAACTCTGcacaaaattcagaaaaaatCAATACGGCTGTCAAAAACTGATTGTCTTAAAGTCCTCTCTCCATGTCTATCTCTGCACTGTGCCTGTagcctctatgtgtgtgtcccCTGCTGCCTCGCTACGTTTTCCAATCACACACCTGCTTCAAACCATCCACCACATTCCCACGTTGAAAGACATGTCGGTATCACTGCGTTCACCGCTGCCTGGTGTTTACATTTGCAGTCTTGACAACATGCAGCGGTATTGTAAAACATGCCGGAGGAACCACACATCTTGCAACTAATTTGTGAAGGCGATGTGTGCGCTGACAGAAAAGTTACTGAGAGTCAACATAAAACGAGTAACGCTGGTGTTAGCAGCTGATGTGACTTCAGCACTTGTAGGGTTAAACCAGATGACATGTATACATCTAGTAAATGCATtcagttatattattattgcCAAACTTCCATGTGCCTGACAAATATAACGTTTGGGTCTGTTCATCTTGGCAGCatgcagagagtgtgtgtgtgtgtgtgtgagagagagagtgattgacagttgtattgttgtgttttcagggtATCCCCAGCAGCCCAGTCCAGGAGACTAATCCCCCGGTGCAGGCCCCTGCATCTGGACCCACAGAAGCCCCATCTCTAGCAGAAGGTGAGACATGCAATTCATTTTGatctaaatatatatacagtctacatgtctctctgtctctatgctgtttaaataataataataaacactaGTAGTGGTGAGATGTGAATTATGCCAATCGCTGGCAGAGAGCCCACATTTATAGGAGTCACAGCCTCAACTAGTATCCATGCATCAGAATGAAGACTGGGAGGTAACTCAGACCATGTGGACTCTACTTCAAGAGCTTCTGCAAGAGACTGTTTGagaacatttaaatatgtgaaTGCTGCAGGGCCAAGACAAGACACATTTtagttaaaataatcattactgCCTCACTTGGCACAGCAATGGCTCATCATATGACTCATTAGTCACTTAATGTTTTTCCACCAGGGGCATGTTTAAATTGCTGTTAGACCTGTAAGATGACCCCAACCTGCATCTGGATTCAAATGTCATCACTCAGAGGAGACTTGTTGTAGCCAGTGGCCTTTCTTTGAGTGGATTTTGTTTGTAGGTCTTCTGAGGGGATTCATGATCAccatggagaacttgtgtatACATTAGGGATGTCAGTTTCAGCTAACTGTGCCTTCGATAGAccggttttttttttttttttttttttttaaagaaaatttgtAATTTGGCTTtcatttgtgagagctgtcAGCAGTCGGTCAGTGCTAGCTTGTTAGCCctggttagcttgacttttagctcatccttcttcacctcaaagtgttttcaatgAGTTTAGTCACACTGACTGGCAGCATATTGGTCTCAATCATTCAGCACAGCAACTGCGTGATGGCCTAATAACAAAGTAACACctactgttaaaaaaatgtcttcttaaTGACATTGAACTATAGATACTGGAGCTGAAATAtcaaatttaacagaatttattttcttgtacaagaaggagcgtttcacaatgcaacacgcaggatgaggttacaaagaGAAAGGCTCCCAGTGGAGCGCTTAGAACGGTTTTATACTCCATAGGTGGGCGCTACAGtacagttcttttcttaatctattAAAATACAGACTCATAGATAccgtcatgtctgttttcagttctcctgtccAGGACTCATCTTGCCCAACTGACCCCCAGATGACACGTCTCACCGgcattttaatttctacatcttcctcttacaaatataatactgaacttcctttaacctcAGCTGATAcgtctgctgatgttgcagtacaaaacaggaacaattcatcatgatctagataaaatagtaacactcatacacagtgcaatcataatttttataacaCCTACGTTGTTATTACCGATAGActgtaggattagcatgctaggctaacagtccgccagctgtgtgactttatatccgCGCCGTgacgtctttcagagcacaTAAACACCGGAatcacacctgtcacctgcccagcacagtGATTTCAAACCAGAGCCACCgcagctacaccttatttttaatacagtctatgggctacacatGGCACAGCTAAGCTAatgatgctagccatgctaactagctgctagccgccatgcaggctggtaaaatggatcgGCCGCGTGTCTTTGTATCTGTGGGTtagtgctcctgtcagtgtcggAGCCTCCATGTGAGACGCTTCAGTAGGGAAATGTGTGTCTTTAAAACTTATTTGGGGGCTGCGCTCACTCTCAGTCACACAAGGTACCAACATTAATCTATCGTAAGTAGTTCACTACCCAACCCTAGTATGCAAATGAACCTATAGACTGACATGCGTAACCAATCAAAAGTATTCTCTGCAGTTAACTGTTGACAACTCTAGTATTACTAGTATTTACTATGTAGTGCACAGTAGATTTTACAGTGATGGTGCTACTGGCTGGGATTTAACCCAGTCTGACTGTGGATCTTGAGTTCAGTGTGAAATAGCAGAGGTAGAGTTTGTGCCAAATAATAGATAGGCTCGGCAAAGTATGAATGTATCTGAAATGTCCTGCATAGAATTGATTTAGTTTGCTCTCCTACTAATGGTTATTAATGTTGTGTCACCAGGAGAGAACCCTCTTGCATTCCTGCGGACTCAGCCCCAGTTTCTGCACATGAGACAGGCCATCCAGCAGAACCCTGCTCTGCTACCAGCTCTTCTCCAGCAACTAGGCAGGGAGAACCCTCAACTTTTACAGGTAACACACTCTGTACTCACACACTGCCAGACACTCATGAGACGACCTCACACCATGAGTTTTCCACATCCTAGTGGAGCATCGTCATGCCTTTGTTGTGAAAGTACCTTTCTTCCTGCAGCAAATCAGTCAGCATCAAGAGCTGTTCATCCAGATGTTGAACGAGCCAGTGGGAGAGGGGGGAGATGCGCCAGAGGTTGGAGAGATGGGGGCAGCGGGGGAGGAGGGCGCACCTGTCAACTATATCCAGGTTACACCTCAGGAGAAGGAAGCCATCGAAAGGGTGAGTTGGATGAAGACTAAAGATTGAAAGCGTGTggtctttttcctttttggaaACATAAGTTTCAGATGGTGTGGTTTTTAACAGCCTCCTCTCATGTCTCCCTACTCTTTGTTCTCTTTATGTATCCGTCTTAACTCTGAGCAGTTAAAAGCGTTGGGTTTCCCTGAGGCCCTGGTGATCCAGGCCTACTTTGCCTGCGAGAAGAACGAGAACCTGGCAGCCAACTTTCTCCTCAACCAGGGACTGGAAGATGACTGAACAGCAGAGATTACTGCCTTCCTGTTCCTCCCTCCTACCCCTCCCCTCTTCAAAGACTGCACCCCCAATTTACTGTACAGCTACCAACCTCAGCTCAACCCaacaggaggggaggagaggggagagccAGCAGGAGGGAAGggcggggaggggaggggggggggggggggggggggcggtgggATGGGATAGGGTTGGGgtgggaagggaagggaagatGGGGGTGGGTCGGGATATGGCGGGGGGGGTTACACGCTTATGTACACAAAGTGGAGGTTGCGTGCAGAAAGGTCAGACTTCTTAGATTATTGGTGGTCAGGGTGAAAAAGTGTGGAAGAAAGCAAAAATCCACGTGAATTCCAATGGAATGTGTGGGGATTGTTTAGGGGGGAGATCTATCATTTTGATTTTAGACGCGCTTTGTGGACATTAGGGAGGGGGGAGTGACGGGGCTGAGGGGTCTGCGACGagagtgtgtgcttgtgtctgtgtgtgtgagtacatgtCCGCGTGCCTGTGCAGATGGATGCGATACAGTTAAGCTGAAAAAGTAATCAATTTGCATTATCTAAGTTTGTTAATGCTGTAGCTGGATTGTATGGAAGCACATTCTCCTCACTGCACTTCTACAACATTATCAGTGTGTGTAACTGCTTGTGTGTACCTCTGTAAGCCTCTCGTATGTTACGTCCAATAATGAAATTGGCAGAGATGGACTTGACCGTGCTGCCCTTTGTCTGAGATGATGTTGCTGGGGTCTgttatgggggggggggggagaaagaggggggggagggaggagggtgaggggaTGGGGAACTAAACTGACACATAAGTATCTGGTTATTCTTTTCACTCTGTACCACCTTCATCTGTCCTGCCATGGTGGCCGCACAGAtcgcagccaatcagaatccCTGCAAAACGCTGTGCCTGTCTGTTTAGATTACTTAAGATCTGGTGCTAATCAACACTACCCACGAAAATCTACTGTGCAACTTacaaacatcagattttttcttcTACTATCAAGATTTAAACAGCAGCTAAGTTGAAGCAGTTTTACAGTCTCGATGAAATTTGCACAGTGAAACTCTTGTCAATTTTAATTATTAGTAATTAAGGACACAACAAAAAAAGCGACAGAGGGTACATCTGAGTTCTGTAACTGATCCATATTACACAGACGAGTGGGATGACATTACTTTCTTAACTGTTCTTAACTACTTAACCAAAACGATTAAATACCCGCACACTTAAGTTCTTAGGTGTCATTTGCAAATGTGTTTGCAGATAAATGTGTGTACTGCTTGGTGAGGTCTAAACCATCTGCATGTGGTTTTAACAGTGTCACATGTGATCGAGTCAGCAGGATCATAAAAccacgtctttttttttttttttccttctttttgtcaATTCTTAACAGGTTCCAAAAGGTGCGTTAAGAATAAACAACTTTATACAGTTATGTGGTAACCGCCATGTGACTTTCATATGTCGTACTAACATGCTTGGTATGTCTAGAAAAGCATATTTTTGCTTTCAGATATTCCAAAAAAACTTAAGGGAAAGAACTGTTCGAGACACCCTGAACACAGAGCAGGAATCTCCCGTGGAATAGGGAACCAAAtccatttatttcttttagatcaaacatactgtaccttATCTTCCCAACTTGGGGCAAATTGTAGTTCAGAAAAATGAAACCGTTTGATTTGATTGAATTTGACTGCTTATAAAACTTAGATTAAGTtctgaataaaagaaaaatgacgcTAAATTAACTTTGTAATTCTTCTTTGGGATTGTCTAATTGTCTAATTTGCCCGGCATTATATGGCCAATACAGCCAGTTATgctcaaattaaaaacaaataatacacaGATAATGGACTCATTATGCATATTGAGGCTCAACtacacacaaaacagcagatcagaaaaccaTTCTGTGCATCAAGGATCTAAtcttactgtatgtgcagatGGGCTGACTGGCCGCTATGATAACTGCGGGCCTGGTTGTAGCGTGTGAGGTGGGGATGTGCGGCAACTAGTTTGTTTTTGACTGCAGAGGTTCTCAGCTTAATGTGGGTCCATGAACAGACAacaactgtaaaagaaaaaaaacaactcattcTGTATGTGTGAAGGCAGTTTGTACTGAAAACTGTCCTACAGCATCAACATGATCTTAGACTATGCTGTGCTACATTAAATATCAGCAGTCTTTCAGGCCTTTGACTCTTTGTGCCTTATTAGTATCATCATACATGTCATTCACAGTCTGAATACCCACCTGGTCAATGGAGGCCCACAGCAATGTTTTCCCTGCGGCCCTCTAGTGGGTTAATGTGGTCCTGCTATCCCAGGATGCAatggatgaaaagtcagggtAAACCATTTGTCTAGCACAGGTTAAACTGACCTGCATGTCTTGACTCTGGGAAGAAACCAACATGATGAGAACATGACAACTCCACATAAAGCCCACAGTTAATAAACTcaaaatacctgaaaatgt
The genomic region above belongs to Thunnus albacares chromosome 17, fThuAlb1.1, whole genome shotgun sequence and contains:
- the rad23aa gene encoding RAD23 homolog A, nucleotide excision repair protein a; translation: MQITLKTLQQQTIQVEIDPEQTVKALKEKIEAERGKDNFPVSGQKLIYAGKILQDDTPIKDYKIDEKNFVVVMVSKAKPAAAASPPVSEAPKPPVQDSGSTSTAVQATTPASVPAPTPAAVPIPPEEAKEEPSAAATEPQQPASSSGGGQGLDASSALVTGAEYEAMLTEIMSMGYERERVVAALRASFNNPHRAVEYLLTGIPSSPVQETNPPVQAPASGPTEAPSLAEGENPLAFLRTQPQFLHMRQAIQQNPALLPALLQQLGRENPQLLQQISQHQELFIQMLNEPVGEGGDAPEVGEMGAAGEEGAPVNYIQVTPQEKEAIERLKALGFPEALVIQAYFACEKNENLAANFLLNQGLEDD